The genomic window TTTCGTCCAATCAACAAAGGAACATTCTTTCTCTCTGCATTTTATACAGAAGAAAAGTGGATACTTTACATGCCGTTACAAGTACAGAATCATCAGGAGATGTCACTGGCTCACTACCAGAAAATGTGTTGTTCAGAGTTAGAGATCAACCGCAAGGATGGAAACTCGATACTACCTTGAACAAATGAAATCATGAAACTACCAAGGTAAACAAGACAAATATGATATCCAAGATCAAAGCTAGAACAAACTCGGTAAAGCACTCGATAAAAGCGTAGCACTATACATTCTGCGTAGAACATTGATTAGCATCCAGCTTATGTAACGAAAATGCACAAAAATGTCTTCCGTGTATCATCAGAAGAAAAGTGGATACTATACATTCTATTCCAAGCTTAGAATCATCAGGAGATATAACTGGTTCACTGCCAGTAGATCAGCAGAAGAAAATTGAAGATCAACCACGAGCATACAAACTCAATACCAACATGAACAAataaaatcatcaaactaaTGACGCAACAGGCTAAATATGATCTCTATGATTCAATGCACCACTCAACAAAAGCTGGGTAGTCCAGATGCCTAAATTAAGTAGACATTCGAAGGTCGCAAGCAAGCAAACATTTTACAGCACATAATTCTTGCACCATTCATCCAACATCCAGTTTATGCAACAAAATGCACAAAATTTGGCTTCCAGACCCACCTAGAATATATGAATCCACACTAGATTAACTTGCTACTAATCACACAGAATAGTATACTCCAATAACTATATTTGAAGAACATATTTCACTCGACGAAAATTGCAATATACATCCATCATCCACCCTCCCTTGTCTATACACCAACCCACTAGAACAAGACGAAACGATAAAAAATTAACAAAGCACGCAGCAATGCAAAATTCCTTGGCTTAGGCATCATACGCAATCATCTGGATCAACAGCTTAGCTGCAGCTCCAGGCAGGCACACCTACGACGAGTTGCCCCCACTTTCGGGCGGCGGCTTCCCCTCCGCTGTGTAGAAGACCGCGAGCGGTGGCGCGTACATCATCTGCGGGAACGGCTGCATGGGGCGCGGGACGCCGTAGACGTTGCCGCCGGTTACGTGGGGATCTCTGCCGGGCGCCTCGCTTCCTCCGCCACCGATAATGTGGTAGACCGGCCGAGGCATGTAGCCGCCCTGCGCAGCCGGGTCGAGGTAGTGGACCGGCGGCACGGAGAGGTAGTACACGGGCTGCGCCTTGTACGGCAGGGGCGGGGCTGGCCACGACGATCCCTCCGCGGCGTACGGCGCCTGGTGCACGCCCGGCGCGGGAGCCGGCGCGTCGTCCTCGCCGTGGTGCTGCATCTCCGTGTCGGACTTGTTGCGGGCGGCCGCGGGGCCGGGGCTGGGCTCGTCGGAGGCGGCGTCGAGGCCGAAGAGGTAGTCGGGCACCTCGGAGATGATCGAGGAGGCCTCGGATTGGCCGCGCTCGATGGGGTGCGGCGCGGGGGCGTTGAGCGCGTCGACGAACCACTGGTCAGTGGCGGCCTCGCCGCCGGTTCCGGAGAGGCCGGGGCCGAAGGCTCCCGCGGCGGAGGTGTGGTCCGACGCGGGCGCGAAGAGGAAGACGCGGAGGCGCGGCGGCTTGGCGACGTTGGAGGCGAGCTCGTGGAGGCGGTCGAACTCGTCCATGAGGTGGTCGACGTCGTCGTCGGAGGTGACGGAGATGAGCGAGTCGAGGTCGTCCTGGGGCAGCTGGTACTTGAGCGTGGGCCTGGGCGCCCCCGGCGTGGATAGCGCGGGCGCCACCTTGGCGAGCGCGGCGACGAGGGCCGCGTAGGAGGCAGCGGCGCGCGGGACGGCGACGATGCGGGTCTCACCGCCGACGTAGCGCAGTTGGCGGTCCCCCGGGCGCGGCAGGATGCGGCCTCCGAAGCTGCACATGAGGCGCACCTGCGGGCCCCTGTGCGCCTGCGCGTGACGAGGAGCAGCCGGGGCCGGTGGGAGAGGGGGCGGGTGGTGGCTgttgccgccggcgccggctccGTTTCGCGGGGTggaggagggcgaggaggagTCCGGGTGgtgcgacgacgacgacgtcaTGGCCCGCGGCGGAAGCGGGAGGAGGATTGGAGGAAGAGATGCCCCCACGAGACCAGTCTTATATGCCACATCTCTCCTTCACCTGATCGCCTCGCAAGTTGCGATTCCCAacacctccgcctccgcccattggcatttgatttttttccatCCTATCATTAGGAAGAGTGATAAATTTATTACTCTATATATTGTTATAGACTAAAAAGTCTATTTATTATTCTCAATAAGAAATTATTATTCTGATAGAGTgacaaaaagttaaatatttcgATCCTGTGAGAATACAATTTATATTGTAACATAGGGTCAAATTtactataaaattttaaaaattgctACTTGTCcattgaaaaaaaagagagaaaatctaTCGAATTTCATACCTTATGTTTTGCATGGAGATTCATGCACGTCCTTCTTCTCCAGCGAGCTCTCATCATCCCTGGTGAGATCTTCTCCGACGAGCTCCTATCGGGTTAGGGTTGGGGATTTTCAAGGTTATGGTTCAGGTTTTTGGGGGCTGTCGGCTTAGAGGGAGGCTCGAGAAGGCTCGTCGACCTGATGTTGGTGGCGGGTGGTGGGCGGGACAGCAGGGCACCACCCACCGTAGTGGCAAGGGTCAGCGGCGGGGGCGTCAAAACGAGAGGGGTTAGCGAGGGAGCGGGCGACAGAGGCAGATCTGGCGGTGGGGAGCCACCAGAGACGCGGCAGGGGGCGGGGCGGGGGCGAGTTCGTCGGTGGCTGGTGAGATCGAGCGGAGTCGCGGTGGGAGAGCACGGGGAGGAGCTAAAAAGAAGACACCTtaagactctatgtcttcttaAGGTGTATTTTCTCACcttttttttgatatcatggtacatctcactactcaccttgtgaagAAAATATACTACCTTagccccgtgttcctgcatcacatgtttctgtatgagagatatatgggcgttctcaagtcgtgCGTAAGGAATTGAGCTTTTTCTGAGGGATGCATCTTGCAGGGTTACGCAACAGAGGAGGCATTGAAGTGGTCTGGTTATTACATtaacccaaataacccaattggtgtgcttaagtctcgccatgaggggaggctcgcaggtgtgggGGTTCTAGGGAAGATAACAATTACTCATGATCCGAAGGCatatgaccaagctcattttctcgtgctgcaacaaatgagcaaagtgtACCAATATGACTATGAGCACAAgaagatgctacttgaagagaatctggGGCAGACCAAAGCTTGGGTTGCAAGGCAACATATGTGAAGGTTCATAACTTGGTTCTAAGATCGAATCAAACAATCGAGTACTTCTACAAGtaatctgataaaaaaaaaattagcatcagaccttatatacacaattatgatatatcaagggtacgatataaacggataaACATTTTTACATGGTTTTCCAaaatgagaagagcatataccagaacagtggtgtccatatagatgctTGTGAAAATAACATGCAGAGGGGTACATACTACAGTCAAATAGAGAAggtctgggagctgaactacttgggattcaaggtagtcctgtttcggtgccattaggtacatggggcaaagggcatcactaatgacaagtatgaatttactagcgttgatctcaaacatgtcgaatacaagtctaaacccttcgtactcgctaaagatgttcgtcAAGTTTTTTATGTGAccaacacaacaaagaagaaacatcatgtggttctcgttgggaaaagacgcatcatCAGAGTTGCAAAAGTCGTTGATGAgcaggagttcaatcaattcgacgaaatcaccccttttgctactgcaatcgtgccacgcctttcgcGCATCGAGAAAACTCAATACCTGCGCTCcgatcataatgaagggatctATGTTGAGAAAGCACGAAAAATgcgtatttgaatttgagtgttgaatttgtaatattaatgtcaaatttgaattttaggtttcaagttattttaatttgtaatattaatgtcaaatttgtaatattaatgtcaaatttgtaatattaaggtcatatttaaatttgtatgtattcaatttgcaatattaatgtcaaatttaaattattaatgtcaatttgtaatattaatgaatttgaatctggattttttttcaaagtgataggtgacgggtgatattatttacccgtcactgattagaagtcataggtgacgggtgatactgttaactcatcacctatgacttcaagtcataagtgatgggtgatataTTATCATGTCACTTTTTACGTAAAATAAGTGACGTGTGGtacttataggtgacgggtgacattcatcacccgtcacctatgacctattTGTATATATACCGAGTCCTCGCGCACACTACGTTTATTTTTCCTAAGTCATTTTTCCTGTGCTAGGGTTCGCCGTCACCCAGAGTCTCCTCACACATCGCTCTCATCCCTGACGTGCCTCAGCCTCCTCACGCGCTGCCCGGCCTCCTTGTCGCTGACGCGCCGCCCTGGCCTCCTTGTCGCCGACgcgccgccccggcctcccatGTGCCGCTCGGCCTCCTCGTCCCTGATGTGTCGCCCCGGCCTTCCCACGCGCTGCCCGACCTCCTCATCCCCGACGCGCCGCCCTAGCCTCCCCATCCACGGTCCCCCTCCGTCGACCGCCGCTTCCGACCACCCTCCAACCGAGCCGACCGCACCACGATCTACCCCACACCGAGGTGAAGCTCGCCGGGCCCTTCCCCCCTCTCAAATTTTAGCTCGAGGTGAAGCCTACAGTGGTGTAGCTTGCAGCTACGGTTCTGGTGCAAACTTATGTTGCTCGGTGATGACTTGATTTACTGAGATTGGGCATGATTATGAGTACAATAGCTTAAGACATGTGATCTTGCTTAATGTATTGGGTAGCTCTAGAAGTCCTCGTTGACAACACTCTCTGATCTGTTCTTGTATGCGAGGTGCAATGCTTAATTCAGTTTTATAGTGAGCTATTATTATCATTGATCCTTAGAAGTTGTGCTGCCGTTAACTCAGAACTTGTTTAGAATACTAGATTTTGGACAAGGAAGTTGATTCATCATTTTGCTTTTGTGAGTAATTGTTTGGATCTTGTTGTTCCATTTCCACATCTGTCTTGGCAGCTCTTTACTAGTTCTATCCAGAATCTAAGTGTTCTATTCGATTCAGCGGCACACTCTGTGATAAGATTACTTGGCTTGAGGGTACTGACCAGGTTTTATAGCTAGTTAAGAACTTTATAATCTGCCCAATCGATAATttactcaatagaacaattaggggatAGAAACTTAATAGTCCTGGGGtcaattgttatttattttctgaGAGCACACT from Phragmites australis chromosome 14, lpPhrAust1.1, whole genome shotgun sequence includes these protein-coding regions:
- the LOC133891290 gene encoding uncharacterized protein LOC133891290, encoding MTSSSSHHPDSSSPSSTPRNGAGAGGNSHHPPPLPPAPAAPRHAQAHRGPQVRLMCSFGGRILPRPGDRQLRYVGGETRIVAVPRAAASYAALVAALAKVAPALSTPGAPRPTLKYQLPQDDLDSLISVTSDDDVDHLMDEFDRLHELASNVAKPPRLRVFLFAPASDHTSAAGAFGPGLSGTGGEAATDQWFVDALNAPAPHPIERGQSEASSIISEVPDYLFGLDAASDEPSPGPAAARNKSDTEMQHHGEDDAPAPAPGVHQAPYAAEGSSWPAPPLPYKAQPVYYLSVPPVHYLDPAAQGGYMPRPVYHIIGGGGSEAPGRDPHVTGGNVYGVPRPMQPFPQMMYAPPLAVFYTAEGKPPPESGGNSS